One part of the Humulus lupulus chromosome 9, drHumLupu1.1, whole genome shotgun sequence genome encodes these proteins:
- the LOC133802477 gene encoding uncharacterized zinc finger CCHC domain-containing protein At4g19190, which translates to MEGEEGEGIRLSKRFSSETSKGGEVDYKTKSGTAWSHSYLNQKPWHPLSYPNQRRKWIAEQTHANHERRAEEVAREYAQEQEFFRQAAMVSKKEQEKLEIMKAVSFMYVRPPGYNAESAKAAEIAEERKLEEQSNPNVDGPSTSMPSESIPGKGQLAEEKKKRRPKDVFGRSLPTGEEFEILKNAPRMETGVAGRAKPFGVEIRNVKCVRCGTFGHQSGDRECPLKDVIMPNEQSRLKRDDPLTAILAHIDPSEPLKWELKQKPGISPPRGGFKLDDPNQQIVAEDIFDEYGGFLSGGIPELLINFPGKPKDKSRKKNKHKNKKLSPNIEELEENEFSCTSEDEERRLKKQKHTKSKKSKKRRTHYETSTSEVSEYDEHNEKSNHRDFHTSEESDGSQHHHSSTKIKSRRKHSHENSVDYRHRRIDRNLRKKPLVSEESDSDRHHNSRHKHSYDSSEDSDGQYRSKDKHKRSYSHQDSDTERQQRSGKHKHRRDHLNSDQRRHHHRQRHHHHRP; encoded by the exons ATGGAAGGTGAGGAAGGAGAAGGGATAAGACTAAGCAAGAGATTCTCTTCGGAAACAAGTAAAGGAGGAGAAGTCGATTACAAGACCAAGTCAGGCACCGCGTGGAGCCACTCGTACCTGAACCAGAAGCCGTGGCACCCACTTTCCTATCCAAACCAACGCCGCAAATGGATCGCCGAACAGACCCACGCCAATCATGAACGCCGAGCCGAAGAGGTCGCTCGCGAG TATGCTCAAGAACAAGAATTCTTTCGCCAAGCTGCTATGGTTTCCAAGAAAGAGCAAGAGAAG TTGGAAATTATGAAAGCTGTGAGCTTCATGTATGTTCGGCCACCGGGTTACAATGCTGAAAGTGCTAAAGCAGCAGAGATTGCCGAGGAAAGGAAACTGGAAGAGCAAAGCAACCCTAATGTAGATGGGCCCTCCACTTCAAT GCCATCAGAATCTATACCAGGTAAAGGTCAACTtgctgaagaaaagaaaaagcgCAGGCCGAAAGATGTTTTTGGGCGCTCTTTGCCTACTGGAGAAGAATTTGAAATCTTGAAAAATGCTCCACG GATGGAGACTGGTGTTGCTGGGAGGGCTAAACCTTTTGGAGTTGAAATACGCAATGTTAAATGTGTTAGATGTGGAACTTTTGGTCACCAAAGTGGTGATCGTGAATGTCCATTGAAAGATGTCATAATGCCTAATGAACAGAGCCGATTGAAGAGAGATGATCCTTTGACTGCTATCCTTGCCCACATAGATCCTAGTGAG CCTCTAAAGTGGGAGCTAAAGCAAAAACCGGGTAttagtcctccccgtggaggctTTAAATTGGATGATCCCAACCAACAAATAGTTGCTGAGGATATATTTGATGAGTATGGAG GCTTCCTAAGTGGAGGTATCCCTGAGTTGCTTATCAACTTCCCGGGCAAACCTAAGGATAAGTCCAGGAAGAAGAATAagcacaaaaataaaaaattatctccTAATATTGAGGAGTTAGAAGAAAATGAGTTTTCTTGTACTTCAGAGGATGAAGAGAGAAGATTGAAAAAACAGAAACACACAAAGAGCAAGAAAAGTAAAAAGAGGCGAACTCATTATGAAACAAGTACATCAGAAGTTTCAGAGTATGATGAGCATAATGAAAAGAGCAATCACAGGGATTTTCATACATCAGAAGAATCTGACGGCAGCCAGCACCATCATTCAAGTACTAAAATCAAAAGCAGAAGAAAACACTCCCATGAAAATTCTGTTGATTATAGGCATCGTCGAATTGACAGAAACTTGCGTAAGAAGCCTTTAGTATCAGAAGAGTCCGATAGTGATAGGCATCATAATAGCAGACACAAGCATTCCTATGATTCATCTGAAGATTCTGATGGCCAATATAGAAGTAAGGACAAGCATAAGCGTTCTTATTCACACCAAGATTCAGACACTGAAAGGCAGCAAAGAAGTGGTAAACATAAACATAGACGGGACCATTTGAACTCTGACCAACGTCGGCATCATCACAGACAACGACATCACCATCACCGTCCTTAG